The Roseofilum casamattae BLCC-M143 genome includes the window CGAGCATTCGTGGAAAGTTCGCGCGCAGCTACAACAAAATCGTACTCTACTTGAAGATGATAGTAGTTTTCACTTTGAACCCGAAGATTTTCAGCGATTAAAGACGCTATCTCTCAAAGATTATGGTACTTATCTCGGTCATGCCCTGTTTCAAGAACGACTGAGAGATTTCTTTAAAAGTGCGTTTCAAAGTTCGCAAAATTTGATGAAAGTTGCCCTATCTGTGGAAGTTGATGATGGGGATGATGCTTATCAGTTGCGATCGCTACACTGGGAACGGTTGTGCGTACCTCTGGATGGATCTTGGCAATACCTGGCCCTTGACGGTCGCTTGCCCTTTGGTTACCACGTTCCTATGGGGAACTTAGATCGGCAATATTCTCCGATTCAAAAATCGAATCTGCGCGGCTTAATTGTTATTGCGAATCCAAAGGATTTAAACTCCCAATATGAATTAGCGCCGATTGATGTTGAGACCACCGTACAAGGAATTCGCGCTGCCTTTGGCGACATTCCCTGTGATATTTTAGCGAACGATTGCTCGGACGCAGTGGGACTGCCTACCCTAGGAGAAGTTTGCGATCGCCTCAACTCTGCTAACCCTCCTTATACCCTATTGCACGTTATTTCCCATGGCAGCATTGATGCTAGAGGAAATACAATTCTCTACTGGAGTGACGAGCAAGATCGGGTGGAACCCATTCGTGGAGAATACTTAGTCGATCGGCTGCGAATCGCACACAATTTGCCCCATCTTAT containing:
- a CDS encoding CHAT domain-containing protein — encoded protein: MGDSIFRIRIQDKHDEHSWKVRAQLQQNRTLLEDDSSFHFEPEDFQRLKTLSLKDYGTYLGHALFQERLRDFFKSAFQSSQNLMKVALSVEVDDGDDAYQLRSLHWERLCVPLDGSWQYLALDGRLPFGYHVPMGNLDRQYSPIQKSNLRGLIVIANPKDLNSQYELAPIDVETTVQGIRAAFGDIPCDILANDCSDAVGLPTLGEVCDRLNSANPPYTLLHVISHGSIDARGNTILYWSDEQDRVEPIRGEYLVDRLRIAHNLPHLIFLCCCSSASYYGGLAQNLIQVLGTPTAIAMTDKVSIKTGLELARNFYPRLLKSGEVDVALQQAAAPLAERPDITVPCLFSYRINRSLFGIQDDIIGDKNYAVQIFASAASSTDGRIDWSQYRPSQEKAIEPYKFLSYYETSDTNVFFWSRTLIRTTHY